GTGATGATTCGATGCTTCCCGCTCACAATGTCGTACCGTGTCCCGCCGTGAAAGGTCGCTGTAAGTTTCATCGGGCCGCTCTCGAAATTAGAAACCGACCGTATGGAATTCCAGATTTCAAGTTGTGCAGAAACCAAAAACCTGAACCGTGAAACTTGAAATCCTCCTCTCTTACGCTTCGCGCCTCTCGTTCGTATCAATAGGGTACGTCCGCCGGCTTACCCCCCTTCGGCCAATCATGAATCTTGTCGGGAAAGTCAGGTCGAGGCTGCGTATTCATATAGGCCGCCGCGTCGAGAGCTTCATCGTCCGTCACCGTCCACCCCCAACCTCTCGGCATGTTGGCCTTGATAAAGGCAGCCGCCACGCTGACCCGCGCCATTCCAGCGCCAATATTGTATGAACGCGGTCCCCACACGGGCGGCGCCGCCATGGTGCCTTGTCCGTCGGAACCATGGTAGAAGACACATTTTTTCTCAAAGACCTTCTTGCCATTGATAGGGTCCGGTTGATGAGTCGAAGTCAGGCGCGGGATACCTCGCCACGGCACTGTACTACCGGAGGGCATATTCTGCGAAAGCCATTCGATGTAGGCCATGATACCCGTCAGTTTCACACTGTCTGGCGGAAGAGGCTTCCCATTCATACTGCGTTCGAAACACTCGTTGATCTGATCGGCCAATGTCATCTGACGGCCGGCTCGCTCACGATATTGCGGATAGAGTGTACTGATGCCGACGAATGATGCAGCATTCGGGTTAAGCCCTCCGTCCAAATGACAATTCGTGCAGTTGAGCGCATTGCCGATATACCGTTTTCCGTACACTTGTGTATTGACTACCATCTCGTAGCCCAAGCGAATCTGCTCGCCCCTCAAATTACCGGGAATCGTTTCAGGCGACGGCGGAGCAAATAACGCGTCGACCGGCGACGCCGTGCTTGAGCGACCAGTCCCCTCCTCACTCCCCGTCACCCGTGGAGGCGGGACACAACTGATCACCCCGACCAGCGTACACACCAGCACGGCCCCGGCGGCAACCAGTCGGCTCATCGATTCCACCTCATTTCTTGGAGCTGGACACAGGAGAGCAGGTATTAATCCCCAGCAATGTGAACAGCGGGCAATACCCCACTGCCCCGGTCAGCAATAGAATCACCCCCACCGCAAGCACTATTCCTGACATCGCACCCGAAAGCCCCGCAAAGAGGCCGGCCATTATCGCCAGTACCCCCGCTCCAATACGTATTGGTCGTTCGATTCCCCCCACGTTACATGTCACGTCAATCCCTCCTCATCTCAATCTAAGGACAACTATCCCCTTTCCGTAACTGGCCTATATGAGACACCTTCCAGCTATTGGATTCATCTTTATGGTTGCCCAGGAGACTCGATCCTAAATGTGCGCACATAAGCCAACACATCCCAGATTTCTTCGTCCGAGAGCGCATGTTTCCAAGCACCCATAACCGTGTTCGGTTTGCCGTCGTGAATTCGCCGAAACAACGTCCCATCCAGCCGACTCTGAACGGCAAGCGTTGTGAGGTCTGCCGGAGGCGGAACGAACTGTAGTCCTCGTACGCCTTTCCCGTCGATTCCATGACAGAGGATGCAAGTGTTGACGTAGATCTCCCGTCCGGTGACTGCATCACCACCCTTGGTTGAAGTCGTAAACTCTTTGATTCCAAGATGGCTGAATCCCACTGCCGATGTCCAAACTAGCACTCCCCACAACAGCGCCATCCGTCCCATGGTAGCCATGCCTTACCCTCTTGGACGATGAAGCCTTGCGATGAGTGTGCCATTTTCTCCCTACGCATTGAGATATAATTATCATTATTATTCAAAGACTTACATGACTTTCACTAATATGACTCTGGAAACGGGAAACTGAACTGGTGACAAATACCACAGGTGTCATCGCCCAGTGACCCAGGATGCTACAAACGTCTTTCTTTGTTGTATATAATACGATCCGTGCAATATCGCACGGCTCTGACTGTGCGATGCCTTGCAATGATCCATCATTCGGGCATGATGGATGGTACCTATCGATCCGGTCGGAATGTGAGAATTTCTTTCCAATGATGACCAAACATCCTACTTTTGTACTCATAGGCAGACGGATAGCCGATAACGGTTATCCGTAGATGTTCAGGGACAGTCCATGTCTGATATCCATGTCTAAACTTTCCCTCCGGACGATTCACAACCTTCATGACCTCTTCCGGTTTCGATGTCGGCAACGGCCGAATGAGCTCGCCTATGCTCTCATTCGCGATAACCTCGAACTTGAGCATCAACTGACCTATGCGCAACTCGAACGCACGGTGCAGTCGCTTGCGGGCCAGCTCGCACGGGAGGTCCCACAAGGAACCAGAGCTCTTCTGCTCTACCCACAGGGGTTTGATGCCGCATGTGCGTTTTGGGCATGCATCTGTGCCGGTCTCGTGGCGGTCCCTGCACCCCTCCCTGATCTCGTCAGGCACAAACATAGCCTACCGCGACTCCGTTCCATCATTGACGATGCGCGGGCATCGCTTGTACTCACGACCTCAACCATCGAGGCCCAGGCATCTGAGCTGTCGATTGAGAAGAAGATTGCTCAGATCAAGTGGATGGCGACTGATCATCCCTACGAGCAGGCTGATTCGGATGAGCTGTTACGTTCTACGAATACCGCCCTTGCCTATCTGCAATATACGTCCGGATCGACCGCCACTCCACGTGGCGTCATGATTAGTCACGCCAACGTTCTCGCTCATTGCAAGGCCATGAGTCTTGCCGGGAACGTAACCGACAAGAGTCGGTCTCTTTGCTGGTTGCCGTATTTCCACGACTATGGGTTGGTACACGGTATCCTCGCTCCCTTCTACGCCGGCATTCCGGCGTATCTGATGTCACCGGTTACATTTCTCAGACGGCCGTTACGTTGGCTCGAAGCAGTAGCTCGGTTTGGGATCAGCCACAGCGGTGGACCGAATTTTTCCTATGAAGCTTGCCTTAGAGCCGTGCGACAACAGAAAGAGTGGCGGGCCGACTTGAGCACCTGGATGGTCGCCAGTTGCGGTGCCGAACCCATTCATCCTGGTACGGTCCGGCGATTTTTCGACACATTTGGCCCACAGGGATTCCGGCGGACGGCGTTTACCCCTGGATATGGACTTGCGGAAGCCACACTCTTGGTGACAATGAAGCGTGCCGGAGCGGAGCCAAGTTTCTTGCACGTTGAGACTGACGCATTGACCGGTTCAATCGTCAAAGAGGCTCACTCATCGGGACTGGGAACTCGAACCTTGGTCGGTTGTGGAGAACCTGTCGAGGCGACTCGTGTACGGATTGTGAATCCGACGACACTCGTCGAGTGTCAGTCGGATGTTGTGGGAGAAGTGTGGGTGGCCGGAACCGGAGTCGGTGCCGGCTACTGGGGCAAGCCAGAAGATACCGACGCTACATTTGCGGCTACGCTCGCTGGGTCGGGGGAGGGTCCCTTTTTACGGACCGGCGATCTGGGATTCATCCATCGCAAAGAGTTGTTCCTCACCGGACGGCTCAAAGACCTGATCATTGTGCGAGGACGTAACTACTATCCCCATGATTTGGAATGGACAGCCGAATCGGCGCATCCCGGCGTGAGGCGTGGAGGTGGAGCGGCCTTCTCAGTGGAAGGCAAAACCGGCGAGCGGGTGGTGCTGGTTTATGAGATCGAGCCTCAGGTGGCAGAACCAGACCTGCCGGACGTGATTGGCTCTATCCGTCGTGCATTGGCTGACGAGCATGAACTGGAAGTCCACACGGTCGTGCTCATACGAGCCGGTACAATTCCAAGAACCTCCAGTGGAAAAATTCAGCGGGGCGCCTGTCGAATAGCTTTTGAGTCCGGCCACCTCACTGTCGTCGCATCGAGCACGCTGCCCCAGAGTCCGCAATCTGATGACGATGGGTTACCGAACGAGAGCCCACAAACCATCGTCGAGAAAAGATTGGCGGATATCTGGCAAGAGGTGCTTGGATGTGATCCTCCGCATCGCCATGCAAACTTCTTTACACTCGGAGGCAATTCGCTGCTCGCGGCACAGAGTGTCGCGCGCATTCTCGGGACATTCGAAGTCGAACTACCCCTGAGCACGCTATTTGAGTATCCGATATTGTCCGCTCTGGCTGCTCGGATCGGTGAGCTACGCACGAATCCAGATAATGCGGGCTCGGACACAGAGCAAGACGCACGCGCAAGTAGTAACGGGACAGCAAGGATGTTACTCGTCCCACCCTCTTCTGCCTGCCCAAGACAATCTAGGGATTTCCTCAGCTACGCACAGCAACGGCTGTGGCTCCTGGAGCAGATATATCCAGGGAGCGCCATCAATCACATTTCCATGGCGGTGCGTATGCGGGGATTAGTCAGCCCTGATGTATTGGAGCGATCCGTACAGGAAATCGCCCGTCGCCACGAAATTCTTCGAACTCGCTTCGGATCGGATCGAGGTGAGGGATTTGCGGAAGTATCTTCTGAGCCGATCGTAATGGTCGAACGGAACACTTTCCTAGGATTGGATCCCGCGGAGCAGAATCTTCAGGTGCGGCAATTCCTACGAGCGGAGAGGAGCCGGCCATTTAACCTACGACAAGGTCCCCTATTCAGGCTGACTGTGCTGACAATTGAGCAGAACGTACACATCCTGTCGCTCACCTTTCACCGTCTTGTCGCAGATGGATGGTCGCTCCGTATATTCTGGAAGGAACTCGCCCTTCTCTGGGAAGCCGGTGCCAATGGTCAAGAGGCCAGACTTCCTACAGTGGCGCTTCAGTACAGGGACTATGCCGATTGGCAGAGAACCAGACTTGGTCAAGGCCTTCGTGAAGTCGATCGAACCTACTGGACCCGGCAGTTGAACGGGGCCATCCCTCCCGCTGAACTCCCGGCTGATCGTCCGCGATTGCAGGCGCGCACCTTCGAGGGAAACCTGCGGTCACGATCGCTGCCTTCGGACCTTCTCGCCCGCCTCGCTCTTTTCTGCCGACACCAGAACCTCACGACGTTCATGGTTGTGTACGCCGTCTTTGCGACGTGGCTCCATCGCTATACACGTGAGCCGGATGTAGTGATTGGATCGATCGTGTCCTGTCGGCGCCGGAGAGAACTCGAAGGGATGATGGGATATTGCGTCAATACCGTGGCATTGCGGGCTCAATTTTCTGATGGGCAGACCGTACAGGAGCTGTTGACGAAGATCCGCCGTGTAGTGGGAGAGGCCTATGACCATCAGGATCTCCCGTTCGAAGAAGTGATTGAGGCACTGTCGCTACAGCGTGAGAGGTCACTGTCCCCACTGTTCAATGCGATGATCGTGAGCGAAGACGACCCATTGTCCACGTTCAGCCTCAAAGATCTTGAGATCACCCCGCTTCCATGGGAGCCGACGGCGTCCGAGTTCGAGCTTGCTTTGATCGTGGTCAACAAGGCAGGCGAGTTGGACTTAGCTTTTCTCTATGATTCGACGATTTTTGCCGACGCGACAATCGACCGCATGTTGGGCCAGCTTGAGGTTCTTCTGGAAGAATTTCTCAAGAAACCTGAGGCCCGTCTTGACCAGCTTTCCTTGCTGACCGTCGAGGAGAGGCGAAACATTCACCTGACGTGGAACGAGGCACCTCCCACGCCCTCGGGTATCCATGCACTCTTCGAAGCGCAGGTTGAACGTACTCCCTATGCGCCCGCCGTTTCCTGCGGAGAACAGTCCATCAGTTATCAAGACTTGAACCGTCGAGCGAACCGAGTCGCTTACGCGCTTCGGAAATTAGGAGTTGATGCAGATTGTCCGGTGGGTCTCTGTGCTGAACATTCGGTGGATGCCGTAGTAGGCCTCTTGGGCATTCTCAAAGCCGGAGGAGGGTATGTTCCCCTGGATCCATCCTTTCCCAGCCATCGTCTTCAGCTCATGCTGGAAGATGCGCACGTGTCCATCGTCGTCACGCAGACACACCTTCGT
This portion of the Nitrospira sp. genome encodes:
- a CDS encoding DUF2892 domain-containing protein, coding for MTCNVGGIERPIRIGAGVLAIMAGLFAGLSGAMSGIVLAVGVILLLTGAVGYCPLFTLLGINTCSPVSSSKK
- a CDS encoding cytochrome C codes for the protein MSRLVAAGAVLVCTLVGVISCVPPPRVTGSEEGTGRSSTASPVDALFAPPSPETIPGNLRGEQIRLGYEMVVNTQVYGKRYIGNALNCTNCHLDGGLNPNAASFVGISTLYPQYRERAGRQMTLADQINECFERSMNGKPLPPDSVKLTGIMAYIEWLSQNMPSGSTVPWRGIPRLTSTHQPDPINGKKVFEKKCVFYHGSDGQGTMAAPPVWGPRSYNIGAGMARVSVAAAFIKANMPRGWGWTVTDDEALDAAAYMNTQPRPDFPDKIHDWPKGGKPADVPY
- a CDS encoding cytochrome c; translation: MATMGRMALLWGVLVWTSAVGFSHLGIKEFTTSTKGGDAVTGREIYVNTCILCHGIDGKGVRGLQFVPPPADLTTLAVQSRLDGTLFRRIHDGKPNTVMGAWKHALSDEEIWDVLAYVRTFRIESPGQP